One window of the Arthrobacter sp. D5-1 genome contains the following:
- the leuD gene encoding 3-isopropylmalate dehydratase small subunit, whose protein sequence is MEAFTTHTGIGVPLRQSNVDTDQIIPAVYLKRITRTGFEDALFAAWRKDDSFILNQAPFNAGSVLVAGPDFGTGSSREHAVWALKDYGFKAVLSSRFADIFRGNSGKQGLLAAQVAQDDIELIWKVLENAPGTEVKVDLVSKTVECGNIVAPFDIDDYTRWRLLEGLDDIGLTLQHEEDITAYEATRPSFKPKTLPAKVQAG, encoded by the coding sequence ATGGAAGCATTCACTACCCACACCGGCATCGGCGTGCCGCTGCGCCAAAGCAACGTGGACACCGACCAGATCATTCCTGCTGTCTACCTCAAGCGCATCACGCGGACAGGCTTCGAAGACGCACTCTTCGCCGCCTGGCGCAAGGATGATTCCTTTATCCTCAACCAAGCCCCGTTCAATGCCGGTTCGGTCCTGGTGGCCGGGCCGGACTTCGGCACGGGTTCATCCCGCGAGCACGCCGTCTGGGCGCTGAAGGATTACGGTTTCAAAGCCGTACTGTCTTCCCGCTTTGCCGATATCTTCCGGGGAAACTCCGGCAAACAGGGCCTGCTCGCCGCGCAGGTCGCGCAGGATGACATTGAGCTCATCTGGAAAGTGCTGGAGAACGCTCCGGGCACCGAAGTCAAGGTTGACCTTGTCAGCAAGACCGTGGAGTGCGGCAACATCGTGGCTCCGTTCGACATTGACGACTACACCCGCTGGCGCCTCCTGGAAGGCCTCGATGACATCGGCCTGACACTTCAGCATGAAGAAGACATCACCGCCTACGAGGCCACGCGTCCTTCCTTCAAGCCCAAGACGCTTCCTGCGAAGGTTCAAGCTGGATAG
- the leuC gene encoding 3-isopropylmalate dehydratase large subunit codes for MGKTLAEKVWDAHVVRKGEGEGANAQPDLLFIDLHLVHEVTSPQAFEGLRLAGRQLRRVDLTIATEDHNTPTLDIDKPIADLTSRTQIETLRANCKEFGVRLHSLGDKEQGIVHVVGPQLGLTQPGMTVVCGDSHTSTHGAFGALAMGIGTSEVEHVMATQTLSLKPFKTMAINVEGTLRPGVTAKDIILAVIAKIGTGGGQGYVLEYRGSAIRALSMDARMTICNMSIEAGARAGMVAPDQTTYDYMQGRPHAPEGADWDAAVEYWNTLHTDADAVFDVEVDLDADTLEPFVTWGTNPGQGVSLSAKVPSPEDFGDENAKAAAERALQYMGLEAGTPMKDIRVDTVFLGSCTNSRIEDLRVAADIIRGREKDPNVRMLVVPGSARVRLEAEAEGLDKVFKEFGAEWRFAGCSMCLGMNPDQLEPGERCASTSNRNFEGRQGKGGRTHLVSPVVAAATAVRGTLSSPSDLESVPAGSLTGTAV; via the coding sequence GTGGGAAAGACACTGGCCGAGAAAGTCTGGGACGCGCACGTAGTGCGCAAAGGTGAAGGCGAAGGAGCCAACGCCCAGCCCGATCTTCTCTTCATCGACCTTCACCTGGTACATGAAGTGACCTCACCGCAGGCCTTTGAAGGCCTGCGTTTGGCCGGCCGGCAGCTGCGCCGCGTTGACCTCACCATTGCCACGGAGGACCACAACACCCCCACGCTGGACATCGACAAGCCTATAGCCGACCTCACCAGCCGCACCCAGATTGAAACCCTGCGTGCCAACTGCAAGGAATTCGGGGTCCGCCTGCACTCCCTGGGAGACAAGGAACAGGGGATCGTGCACGTGGTCGGCCCGCAACTGGGCCTGACCCAGCCGGGCATGACAGTGGTCTGCGGCGATTCCCACACCTCAACCCACGGGGCCTTCGGCGCGTTGGCCATGGGTATTGGTACGTCCGAGGTTGAGCACGTCATGGCAACGCAGACGCTGTCCCTGAAGCCGTTCAAGACCATGGCCATCAACGTCGAAGGCACCTTGCGTCCCGGCGTGACGGCCAAGGACATCATCCTCGCGGTCATTGCCAAGATCGGCACAGGCGGCGGGCAGGGATACGTCCTGGAATACCGCGGCTCGGCCATTCGCGCCCTGTCCATGGACGCCCGCATGACCATCTGCAACATGTCCATCGAGGCAGGCGCCCGCGCAGGCATGGTGGCCCCGGACCAGACCACCTACGACTACATGCAGGGCCGCCCGCACGCACCCGAAGGTGCTGACTGGGACGCCGCGGTCGAGTATTGGAACACGCTCCACACCGACGCCGACGCCGTCTTTGACGTTGAGGTGGACCTGGACGCGGACACCCTGGAGCCGTTCGTGACGTGGGGTACCAACCCCGGCCAGGGCGTTTCCCTCTCGGCGAAAGTGCCCTCTCCGGAGGACTTCGGTGATGAGAACGCCAAGGCCGCAGCCGAGCGGGCGCTCCAGTACATGGGCCTGGAAGCCGGCACGCCCATGAAGGACATCCGTGTGGACACGGTCTTCCTGGGATCCTGCACGAACTCCCGGATTGAGGACCTCCGCGTTGCCGCCGACATCATCCGCGGCCGTGAGAAGGATCCCAACGTCCGTATGCTGGTGGTCCCCGGATCGGCCCGTGTCCGGCTGGAGGCCGAAGCCGAAGGCCTGGACAAGGTCTTCAAGGAATTCGGGGCCGAATGGCGCTTCGCCGGCTGCTCCATGTGCCTGGGCATGAACCCGGACCAGTTGGAGCCGGGGGAGCGCTGCGCGTCGACGTCAAACCGCAACTTTGAAGGCCGCCAGGGCAAGGGAGGCCGCACGCACTTGGTCTCACCCGTCGTTGCCGCAGCCACGGCTGTGCGCGGCACGCTGAGCTCGCCGTCGGACCTGGAGTCCGTCCCGGCAGGCAGCCTGACCGGAACCGCAGTCTAG
- a CDS encoding IclR family transcriptional regulator, whose amino-acid sequence MDNSSGVGVIDKAAQVLDALEAGPTTLAQLVAATGLARPTVHRLALALVHHRLVSRDIQGRFVLGSRLVELASAAGEDRLIASAGPVLIQLRDATGESAQIFRRQGDWRVCVASAERPIGLRDTIPVGTQLSMKAGSAAQVLLAWEDHDRLLEGLQNARFTPTVLAGVRRRGWGQSLGEREPGVASVSAPVRGPSGRVIAAVSISGPIERLTRQPGRLHAEVVCNAARVLTEALRKNND is encoded by the coding sequence ATGGACAATTCTAGTGGAGTCGGTGTCATTGATAAAGCGGCCCAGGTACTCGATGCCCTCGAGGCCGGGCCCACGACACTCGCCCAACTTGTAGCGGCTACGGGCCTGGCCCGGCCTACGGTTCACCGCCTCGCGCTGGCGCTGGTCCACCACCGGCTGGTGAGCCGCGACATCCAGGGACGCTTTGTCCTGGGCAGCAGGCTCGTGGAGTTGGCCTCCGCTGCAGGCGAAGACCGGCTGATCGCTTCTGCGGGACCGGTCCTGATCCAGTTGCGCGACGCGACCGGTGAAAGTGCCCAGATTTTCCGCAGGCAGGGCGATTGGCGCGTCTGCGTCGCATCAGCCGAACGCCCCATCGGCCTGCGCGACACCATCCCGGTCGGCACCCAGCTGTCCATGAAGGCCGGCTCCGCCGCCCAGGTCCTGCTGGCGTGGGAGGACCACGACCGCCTTCTTGAAGGGCTGCAAAACGCCCGCTTTACGCCCACCGTGCTGGCAGGAGTACGACGCCGGGGCTGGGGTCAGAGCCTCGGCGAACGCGAGCCCGGGGTCGCGTCAGTCTCTGCCCCCGTTCGTGGACCGTCCGGCCGGGTCATTGCGGCCGTGTCGATTTCGGGTCCCATTGAGCGGCTTACCCGCCAGCCGGGCCGCCTGCACGCCGAAGTAGTCTGCAACGCCGCCCGGGTGCTGACGGAAGCCTTGCGAAAGAACAACGATTAG
- a CDS encoding DUF1697 domain-containing protein yields MDNYAVFLRGINVGGINIKMADLKAALQDYPFAKVKTLLASGNVVLQSELKALEVKAQFEQCLRKTFGYDAWVVVLTAARVADLVEACPYPADDKTTHSYITLASDTAMLDELFEAGAALDGVEQVRLGPEASAWLAPAGGTLDSPFSKLSAKARYKAGTTTRNLRTLIKVRDAAAAL; encoded by the coding sequence ATGGACAACTACGCCGTCTTCCTCCGCGGCATCAATGTTGGTGGCATCAACATCAAGATGGCCGACCTCAAGGCTGCACTCCAGGACTACCCGTTCGCCAAGGTCAAAACCCTCCTGGCCAGTGGAAACGTCGTGCTGCAGAGCGAGCTCAAGGCTCTTGAGGTCAAGGCGCAGTTCGAGCAGTGCCTGCGGAAGACCTTCGGCTACGACGCCTGGGTAGTGGTCCTCACAGCAGCAAGGGTGGCCGACCTCGTGGAGGCCTGCCCCTACCCGGCTGATGACAAAACCACCCACAGCTACATCACTCTGGCCTCCGATACTGCGATGCTTGATGAACTCTTTGAAGCAGGTGCTGCCCTGGACGGCGTGGAGCAGGTACGGCTGGGCCCTGAAGCGTCAGCGTGGCTGGCACCCGCCGGCGGCACCCTGGACAGCCCGTTCAGCAAACTCTCCGCCAAAGCCCGCTACAAAGCCGGCACCACCACCAGGAACCTGCGCACCCTCATCAAAGTCCGGGATGCGGCCGCGGCCCTCTAA